One stretch of Plutella xylostella chromosome 15, ilPluXylo3.1, whole genome shotgun sequence DNA includes these proteins:
- the LOC119691263 gene encoding U-scoloptoxin(19)-Sm1a gives MNKWIVLLFVFEVACGYTPNRNELKVLDSIRDEQPCLSAGGRCVVAADCPSEGRLEQRGLCPAQQAKGVECCYGVSIKETRCRGFGGTCSDTCPVTLSRTQAKDCPADQECCVLV, from the exons ATGAATAAGTGGATCGTTTTATTGTTTGTCTTTGAAGTTGCTTGTGGATATACTCCGAATAGAAATGAGC TCAAGGTCCTGGACAGCATACGCGACGAGCAGCCGTGCCTGAGCGCTGGGGGGCGCTGCGTGGTCGCCGCTGACTGCCCCAGCGAGGGGAGGTTGGAACAACGCGGCCTGTGCCCGGCGCAGCAGGCGAAGGGAGTCGAGTGCTGCTATGGAG TATCTATTAAGGAGACCCGGTGCAGAGGATTTGGGGGTACTTGCTCAGACACATGCCCTGTGACACTCAGCAGGACGCAAGCCAAGGATTGTCCTGCGGACCAGGAGTGCTGTGTTTTAGTGTAA